In the Cydia fagiglandana chromosome 14, ilCydFagi1.1, whole genome shotgun sequence genome, one interval contains:
- the LOC134670965 gene encoding myb-like protein X: MPLREAVTEAPSSTEAKLTLKRAVDEAASSPDAKMPKNNAATEASSSPEVKLPLKHAVDEAPSSSDANMSLKDAVAKADACMFSSSSLLISPINHSQLEQNQPPNTFIKENSALSPPLPLEKSINEEEIPNNEELIQDSLPNTSLNSQILDSYPSIPDEKDLSQDSTSPSGKLLSRSMDGLPLGTNTHLPLNELHEKISGLELTLVSAQNELENKIIENIELQKKNNKLAMEAEEYCYLLDSNLNLSYDYDMFSHHGNVKRQGYVTIFHDLMKLLTSINDFETQCETERETEREKVCETDYQMKQETERETERENVCENYYETQQETEPEFESEPECEPETECEIESETERETGSESESDKECETERETDYETEPETERDTEGETERETERETEEFFLTRSESCTKT, encoded by the exons ATGCCCCTGAGAGAGGCCGTAACTGAAGCCCCATCATCGACAGAAGCTAAACTGACCCTAAAACGTGCCGTAGATGAAGCCGCATCGTCGCCAGACGCAAAAATGCCCAAGAATAATGCCGCAACTGAAGCGTCCTCATCGCCAGAAGTTAAACTGCCCCTTAAACATGCCGTAGATGAAGCTCCATCGTCATCAGACGCAAATATGTCCCTGAAAGACGCCGTAGCTAAAGCGGATGCTTGCATGTTTTCATCGTCCTCACTACTAATTTCACCCATTAACCATTCGCAGTTGGAACAAAACCAGCCACCAAACACCTTCATAAAAGAAAACTCCGCCTTGTCACCGCCATTGCCATTAGAAAAAAGTATTAACGAAGAAGAAATACCTAACAATGAAGAGCTAATACAGGACTCACTGCCTAATACATCCCTCAATTCACAAATTTTGGACTCTTACCCGAGTATACCTGATGAAAAGGACTTGTCACAGGACTCTACATCGCCGTCGGGCAAATTATTATCGAGAAGCATGGATGGCCTGCCACTTGGGACCAACACACACTTGCCATTAAATGAACTTCATGAAAAAATATCCGGACTAGAGCTGACATTAGTTAGTGCTCAAAATGAgctggaaaataaaataattgaaaatattgagCTCCAAAAGAAAAACAACAAACTAGCTATGGAAGCGGAG GAATACTGCTACCTTTTGGATTCAAATCTAAACCTGTCTTATGACTATGACATGTTTTCTCATCATGGAAATGTAAAAAGGCAGGGATATGTTACGATATTTCATGACCTGATGAAACTCCTCACGTCGATCAACGATTTTGAAACTCAATGTGAAACTGAACGTGAAACGGAGCGTGAAAAGGTGTGCGAAACTGACTACCAAATGAAACAGGAAACTGAACGTGAAACGGAGCGTGAAAATGTGTGTGAAAATTACTACGAAACGCAACAGGAAACTGAACCTGAATTTGAAAGTGAACCAGAATGTGAACCTGAAACCGAGTGTGAAATTGAAAGTGAAACTGAGCGTGAAACTGGTTCCGAATCGGAAAGTGACAAAGAATGCGAAACGGAGCGTGAAACTGACTATGAAACAGAGCCGGAAACGGAACGTGACACTGAGGGCGAAACTGAACGTGAAACAGAACGTGAAACCGAAGAGTTTTTTCTAACACGCTCGGAATCCTGCACCAAAACATAG